From Acidobacteriota bacterium, one genomic window encodes:
- a CDS encoding isoprenylcysteine carboxylmethyltransferase family protein codes for MTVQRLRVPVGFLYAALFLYFSQPRPWLYAAGLLLALLGLLIRLWATGHLEKWQGLVTSGPYRYTRNPLYFGSFILGLGLTLAGSVVWLVVLYAVLFLAFYYPVMRREEDELQAGYQDPFPDYRKRVPLFFPALRPAWPKSDRRFSWTRVKANREYNAVLGFLILSLLIGIKMW; via the coding sequence TAGGATTCCTCTACGCCGCCCTCTTCCTCTACTTCTCCCAGCCCCGCCCCTGGCTCTACGCGGCCGGACTCCTCCTGGCCCTTCTAGGCCTGCTCATCCGCCTGTGGGCCACCGGACACCTTGAAAAATGGCAAGGACTGGTCACTTCAGGTCCCTACCGCTATACCCGCAACCCCCTCTACTTCGGATCCTTCATCCTGGGCCTGGGACTCACCCTGGCCGGCAGCGTGGTCTGGCTGGTGGTCCTCTACGCCGTCCTCTTCCTGGCCTTCTACTACCCGGTCATGCGCCGCGAAGAGGACGAGCTGCAGGCCGGCTACCAGGACCCCTTTCCCGACTACCGCAAGCGGGTCCCTCTCTTCTTCCCCGCACTTCGTCCCGCCTGGCCCAAATCGGATCGCCGCTTTTCCTGGACCCGGGTCAAGGCCAACCGCGAGTATAATGCCGTACTAGGATTCTTGATACTTAGCCTGCTGATCGGCATCAAAATGTGGTAG
- a CDS encoding DUF3108 domain-containing protein, whose amino-acid sequence MKKTATILMIFALAAMPLASAPASDPAGPANPLFDEVAQAEAPFIEGEELTFSIYWKPPAVLKWLIGNIKAGEVKVRVEKDTYQERPVWKLTAEAATSGFVRSRILAVDDRFVSIIDRDDYRSYQLRKFIREGDKTRKDVTSSFRYSQDQVEVRKVDLKHEPPRTEVKTFQGIPGPLADVVSVFYVARLRSMKPGERYQIHLADESEPQEVRVEVLEKESTRTPLARYDSVRISTEGAYFNEGGGFLIWYSTDDRRLPIRFEADAKIGKVYGELTGIARGNVIKKTIRLHDNP is encoded by the coding sequence ATGAAGAAGACGGCTACCATTCTGATGATCTTTGCCCTGGCGGCCATGCCCTTGGCCTCGGCCCCGGCCTCCGATCCGGCGGGACCGGCGAACCCGCTTTTCGACGAGGTGGCCCAGGCCGAAGCGCCCTTCATCGAGGGCGAGGAGCTGACCTTTTCCATCTACTGGAAGCCGCCTGCGGTCCTCAAGTGGCTGATCGGCAACATCAAGGCCGGGGAAGTCAAAGTCCGCGTCGAGAAAGACACCTACCAGGAGCGTCCGGTGTGGAAGCTGACCGCCGAGGCGGCCACCAGCGGATTCGTGCGCAGCCGCATCCTGGCAGTCGACGACCGCTTCGTTTCCATCATCGACCGCGACGACTACCGCTCTTATCAACTGCGCAAGTTCATCCGCGAGGGCGACAAGACGCGCAAGGACGTGACTTCCAGCTTCCGCTACTCGCAGGACCAGGTCGAGGTGCGCAAGGTCGATCTCAAGCACGAGCCTCCCAGGACCGAGGTCAAGACTTTCCAGGGCATTCCGGGTCCTCTGGCCGACGTGGTGAGCGTCTTTTACGTGGCCCGCCTGCGCAGCATGAAACCGGGCGAGCGCTACCAGATCCACCTGGCCGACGAGTCCGAGCCGCAGGAGGTCAGGGTCGAGGTGCTGGAGAAGGAATCGACCAGGACGCCGCTGGCCCGGTACGACAGCGTCCGCATCAGCACGGAGGGTGCCTACTTCAACGAGGGCGGAGGTTTCTTGATCTGGTATTCCACCGACGACCGCCGCCTCCCCATTCGCTTCGAAGCCGACGCCAAGATCGGCAAGGTCTACGGCGAACTGACCGGCATCGCCCGCGGCAACGTCATCAAGAAAACCATCCGCCTCCACGACAACCCCTAG